The Enterococcus rotai genome includes a window with the following:
- the thrC gene encoding threonine synthase, which yields MYEGLLKQYKEYLPITDKTPMISLAEGNTPLIPLHSLSKELGINLYGKYEGLNPTGSFKDRGMVMAVAKAVEEGAKAIVCASTGNTSAAAAAYATRAGVKAYVVIPDGKIAMGKLAQAIIYGADIISIPGNFDEALKAVRDIAKTEAVALVNSVNPYRLEGQKTAAFEVCEQLGQAPDVLAIPVGNAGNISAYWKGFKEWHDKKGTLLPRMHGFEAEGAAAIVKGEVIEQPETIATAIRIGNPASWKLAEAARDESNGYIDSVTDEEILNAYRKVAAQDGVFVEPGSAASLAGVIQHVKSGKIKPGETVVTVFTGNGLKDPDTAINATDVNISKMSDLEEMRMHLRNGVSEL from the coding sequence ATGTACGAAGGACTATTAAAACAATATAAGGAATATTTACCAATTACAGATAAAACACCCATGATTTCTCTGGCTGAAGGAAATACACCGCTGATTCCTTTACACAGTTTATCAAAAGAATTAGGAATCAATCTATACGGAAAATATGAAGGGTTGAATCCAACCGGTTCCTTTAAAGACCGCGGTATGGTCATGGCCGTAGCTAAAGCTGTTGAAGAAGGGGCTAAAGCAATCGTTTGTGCCTCTACAGGGAATACAAGTGCTGCTGCTGCCGCTTATGCTACAAGAGCTGGTGTTAAAGCGTATGTGGTCATTCCAGATGGGAAAATCGCAATGGGTAAATTAGCTCAGGCCATCATTTATGGGGCAGATATTATTTCGATTCCAGGTAACTTTGATGAAGCCTTAAAAGCTGTACGAGACATCGCCAAAACAGAAGCAGTTGCTCTTGTGAATTCTGTTAATCCTTATCGTTTAGAAGGTCAAAAAACAGCGGCTTTTGAAGTTTGTGAACAACTTGGACAAGCGCCAGACGTTTTAGCAATCCCTGTTGGAAATGCTGGGAATATTTCAGCTTATTGGAAAGGGTTTAAAGAATGGCATGATAAAAAAGGAACTCTTTTACCTAGAATGCACGGTTTTGAAGCAGAAGGTGCTGCAGCAATCGTAAAAGGAGAAGTGATTGAACAACCTGAGACAATTGCAACAGCTATTCGCATCGGTAATCCAGCTAGCTGGAAATTAGCAGAAGCTGCACGTGATGAATCAAATGGTTATATCGATTCTGTAACAGATGAAGAAATTTTGAATGCTTATCGCAAAGTTGCTGCTCAAGATGGCGTATTTGTTGAACCTGGATCTGCCGCTTCATTAGCTGGTGTGATCCAACATGTGAAGAGTGGGAAAATCAAACCAGGTGAAACCGTAGTAACAGTTTTCACTGGAAATGGTCTGAAAGATCCTGATACAGCGATCAATGCAACAGATGTAAACATCTCTAAAATGAGTGATTTAGAAGAAATGCGGATGCATTTGCGTAATGGAGTGTCAGAACTATGA
- a CDS encoding homoserine dehydrogenase has product MKDKLKIGLLGLGTVGSGVPTILQEHQEKISQVTGMEIVISKALVRDEEEKRRLAEKFDIHLTTTIEDIINDDEIKIVVELIGKVEPAKTFITKALENGKHIVTANKDLLAQHGSELVALAQKNHCDLYYEASVAGGIPILRTIANSLAADNIQKVLGIVNGTTNYMLTQMVSAKKSYDQALKEAQELGFAESDPTNDVDGIDAAYKMVILSQFAFGMNIRLDQVDTRGIRGLSLDDVEMAADLGYEVKLIGSSESQEGSIAVEVGPMLVAKSHPIASVRNEFNAVFIESSGVGESMYYGPGAGAKPTATSVVSDIITIAKNIRLGTTGHMFNSYQHDTKIAADETISGKYYFSIEVPDRRGQILKLTQIMTEANVSFDQLVQQKSDGTRARIVAITHTITKEQMKQVTKEIESTEEFELLNTFKVLED; this is encoded by the coding sequence ATGAAGGACAAACTGAAAATTGGTTTACTTGGACTGGGGACTGTAGGCTCTGGTGTACCAACCATTTTACAAGAACATCAAGAAAAAATATCTCAAGTAACAGGGATGGAGATCGTTATTTCAAAAGCACTAGTACGAGATGAGGAAGAAAAAAGACGTCTGGCTGAGAAATTTGATATTCACCTCACGACAACTATTGAGGATATTATCAATGATGACGAAATCAAAATCGTTGTAGAATTAATAGGAAAAGTTGAACCAGCTAAAACCTTCATTACCAAAGCACTAGAAAATGGTAAACATATTGTGACTGCAAATAAAGATCTTTTGGCGCAACATGGGAGTGAACTTGTAGCGTTAGCACAAAAAAATCATTGTGATTTGTACTATGAAGCGAGCGTGGCAGGCGGTATACCGATTCTACGTACAATTGCGAACAGTTTAGCTGCTGATAATATCCAAAAAGTTTTAGGCATCGTAAATGGTACGACCAACTATATGTTGACACAAATGGTTTCAGCAAAAAAATCATACGACCAAGCGTTAAAAGAAGCGCAAGAATTAGGCTTTGCTGAATCTGATCCAACGAATGATGTCGATGGGATCGATGCAGCTTATAAAATGGTGATTTTAAGCCAATTTGCTTTTGGAATGAATATTAGATTGGATCAAGTCGATACACGTGGAATTCGCGGATTATCGTTAGATGACGTTGAAATGGCTGCCGATTTAGGGTACGAAGTGAAACTAATTGGTTCTTCTGAAAGTCAAGAAGGTAGTATTGCTGTTGAAGTAGGGCCGATGTTAGTGGCTAAATCCCATCCGATTGCATCTGTTCGCAATGAGTTTAATGCCGTCTTTATTGAAAGTTCAGGTGTTGGTGAATCAATGTATTATGGACCGGGAGCGGGTGCTAAACCTACTGCTACAAGCGTGGTAAGTGATATTATTACGATCGCTAAAAATATCCGTCTAGGAACAACTGGACATATGTTTAATTCCTATCAACACGATACTAAAATCGCCGCAGATGAGACGATTTCTGGGAAGTATTATTTCTCGATCGAAGTACCGGATCGTCGTGGTCAAATTTTGAAGTTGACGCAAATTATGACGGAAGCCAATGTTAGCTTCGATCAATTAGTTCAGCAAAAATCTGACGGAACTAGAGCAAGAATCGTTGCAATCACTCATACCATTACGAAAGAACAAATGAAACAAGTGACGAAAGAAATCGAATCCACTGAAGAATTCGAACTATTAAATACATTTAAAGTATTGGAGGACTAA
- a CDS encoding ArsR/SmtB family transcription factor produces MKEIDEIQKVSQLYKVLSDPTRLRILLLLKQGELNVTAIAEQLSMEQSAVSHQLKLLRDSHVVRSRREGKTIYYTLDDHHVIDILNQTFEHIKHQ; encoded by the coding sequence ATGAAAGAAATAGATGAGATTCAAAAAGTAAGTCAGTTATACAAAGTGTTGAGTGATCCGACAAGATTGCGGATTTTACTTTTGTTAAAGCAAGGCGAGTTAAACGTAACAGCAATTGCAGAGCAACTTTCGATGGAACAATCGGCAGTTTCTCACCAACTAAAATTATTACGTGATAGCCATGTAGTGAGATCAAGACGTGAGGGGAAAACAATTTATTATACATTGGATGACCATCATGTTATCGATATTTTGAATCAAACATTTGAACATATCAAACATCAGTAA
- the proC gene encoding pyrroline-5-carboxylate reductase, with the protein MNIGFIGAGHMGSAMIEGLLRAKTVAPENLFVKGGSSGTAEALQEKLGFQLIKEYDALKACKVIFIATGASIVLDILKQAAPFMAKDTILISVATGHTVAEAQAVLGETIHVVHAIPNTPVSVNAGMIGAVFADMPAPTKAEAVRVLKSLGKVEEVSETILGTFGTVAGCSPAFVDIFMEALADGAVLEGMPRALSYEVIAQMMLGSAKLALETKKHPGELKDGVTSPGGSTIKGVTALEKNGFRYAVIDAVKQANS; encoded by the coding sequence ATGAACATTGGATTTATTGGAGCAGGTCACATGGGTAGTGCGATGATCGAAGGTTTGTTAAGAGCCAAAACAGTAGCGCCAGAAAACTTATTCGTAAAAGGCGGTTCAAGCGGAACTGCTGAAGCACTTCAAGAAAAACTCGGATTTCAATTGATCAAAGAATATGATGCACTGAAAGCATGTAAGGTGATTTTCATTGCAACTGGGGCTAGCATTGTACTAGATATTTTAAAACAAGCAGCACCATTTATGGCCAAAGATACCATTCTTATTTCAGTGGCTACCGGTCATACAGTGGCAGAAGCTCAAGCTGTGTTAGGTGAAACAATCCATGTTGTCCATGCGATTCCCAACACGCCCGTGAGTGTCAATGCAGGCATGATCGGTGCCGTTTTTGCAGATATGCCAGCACCAACAAAAGCAGAAGCCGTTCGTGTGCTAAAGTCTTTGGGAAAAGTTGAAGAAGTTAGCGAAACTATTTTAGGTACCTTTGGAACTGTTGCTGGATGTAGCCCAGCCTTTGTAGATATCTTTATGGAAGCCTTAGCGGATGGCGCTGTCTTGGAAGGAATGCCTCGCGCACTTTCTTATGAAGTTATTGCTCAAATGATGCTAGGCTCTGCGAAATTAGCATTAGAAACTAAAAAGCATCCTGGTGAATTAAAAGATGGTGTAACCTCTCCTGGCGGTAGTACGATCAAAGGCGTTACAGCTTTAGAAAAGAATGGATTTAGATACGCTGTGATTGATGCAGTTAAACAAGCAAATAGTTAA
- a CDS encoding phospho-sugar mutase — protein MSWEQVYEQWINEENIPENLKKELKDLKEDPEKCQDAFYAPLEFGTAGMRGILGAGINRMNIFTIRQATEGLARFMDAEGMETKRRGVAIAYDSRHMSPEFAMEAAKTLANHDIPAFVFESLRPTPELSFAVRHLNAFSGIMITASHNPAAYNGYKVYGADGGQMPPADADALTKYVREVENPLKVDVLAEDKAKERDLISIIGEEVDTAYLKEIKNVTINQELINEMGKELKLVYTPLHGTGKMLGEKALKQAGFEKFVLVPEQAIADPDFTTVKSPNPEEHSAFEYAIRLGEKEDADLLIATDPDADRLGAAVRLPNGSYQVLTGNQLGSIMIQYILEAHKQAGTLPENAVVLKSIVSSELATAITAKYNTKMVDVLTGFKFIAEKIEQYEADHSQTFMFGFEESYGYLVKSFVRDKDAIQALVLLAEVAAFYKKQGKTLYDGLQDIFKEYGYFEEKTISVTLSGIEGSEKIKALMKRFREEAPTAFADIKVTQTEDFKELTRTFADGKVESLTTPPSDVLKYFLEDGSWIAIRPSGTEPKIKFYLATKAASQIEADQKIKNFEQAVNEITK, from the coding sequence ATGTCTTGGGAACAAGTCTATGAACAGTGGATAAATGAAGAAAATATACCAGAAAATCTAAAAAAAGAATTGAAAGATCTAAAAGAAGATCCTGAAAAATGTCAAGATGCCTTTTATGCACCATTAGAGTTTGGCACGGCAGGGATGCGCGGCATTTTAGGTGCAGGGATCAACCGAATGAATATTTTTACGATCCGTCAAGCAACTGAAGGGTTAGCCCGTTTTATGGATGCTGAAGGAATGGAAACGAAAAGACGGGGAGTGGCGATTGCTTATGATTCACGCCACATGTCACCAGAATTTGCAATGGAAGCTGCTAAAACATTAGCAAACCATGATATTCCGGCTTTTGTCTTTGAAAGTTTACGACCAACACCTGAGCTGTCTTTTGCTGTTCGTCATCTCAATGCTTTCTCTGGGATCATGATCACAGCCTCTCATAATCCGGCTGCGTATAATGGTTATAAAGTTTACGGTGCAGATGGTGGACAAATGCCACCCGCTGATGCTGATGCATTAACAAAGTATGTTCGCGAAGTCGAAAATCCATTAAAAGTTGATGTTTTAGCTGAAGACAAGGCAAAAGAGCGTGACTTAATTTCAATCATTGGGGAAGAAGTCGATACTGCTTACTTGAAAGAGATCAAAAACGTTACGATCAACCAAGAATTAATCAATGAAATGGGGAAAGAATTGAAACTGGTTTATACCCCTTTACACGGTACAGGTAAAATGTTAGGTGAAAAAGCATTAAAGCAAGCTGGCTTTGAAAAATTTGTACTTGTTCCGGAACAAGCAATCGCTGATCCAGATTTCACAACAGTCAAATCACCAAATCCAGAAGAACATTCTGCTTTTGAATATGCTATTCGTTTAGGTGAAAAAGAAGATGCTGATTTATTGATCGCCACTGATCCAGACGCGGATCGCTTAGGCGCAGCAGTTCGGTTACCGAATGGTTCATATCAAGTTTTAACAGGGAACCAATTAGGTTCGATTATGATTCAATACATTTTAGAAGCGCACAAACAAGCAGGTACGCTACCAGAAAATGCCGTTGTCTTAAAATCAATTGTTTCTAGTGAATTAGCTACAGCAATTACAGCAAAATACAACACAAAAATGGTTGATGTTTTAACAGGATTTAAATTTATTGCAGAAAAAATCGAGCAATATGAAGCCGATCATTCTCAAACATTCATGTTTGGTTTTGAAGAAAGTTACGGATATTTAGTAAAATCGTTTGTTCGTGATAAAGATGCCATTCAAGCACTGGTTTTATTGGCAGAAGTTGCGGCTTTCTACAAAAAACAAGGAAAAACACTTTATGATGGACTACAAGATATCTTTAAAGAATATGGCTATTTTGAAGAAAAAACAATTTCTGTTACATTGAGTGGTATCGAAGGCAGCGAAAAAATCAAAGCCTTGATGAAAAGATTCCGCGAAGAAGCACCTACCGCGTTTGCAGATATCAAAGTAACTCAAACAGAAGATTTTAAAGAACTAACGAGAACCTTTGCGGATGGTAAAGTCGAATCCTTAACAACGCCACCTTCAGATGTGCTAAAATACTTTTTGGAAGATGGAAGTTGGATTGCTATTCGTCCATCAGGAACGGAACCTAAGATTAAGTTTTATTTAGCTACTAAAGCTGCTTCACAAATAGAAGCAGATCAAAAAATCAAGAATTTTGAGCAAGCAGTCAATGAGATAACCAAATAA
- a CDS encoding nitroreductase family protein yields MNQTIELLQNRRSYRDFDENYVIPQAQLQAILDAARQAPSWMNGQFYSIIVLQDKQIREQLVEWNPGNPQIKKSSVFLLFIGDLHRSKMVSEAYDSTYPINESIEPVILATTDAALALENAVIAAESFGLGSVVVGSIRKHGKEISRLLELPEHTFPLFGLSIGQPIVEMQVKPRLPETTVIHYNKYQPYVYQLIEEYDQTMENFAEARETKRWSQKISDFFATEPPMLTDQLLQIQGLLK; encoded by the coding sequence ATGAATCAAACGATTGAATTATTACAAAATCGCCGCAGTTATCGTGATTTTGACGAAAATTATGTTATACCTCAAGCTCAATTACAAGCAATATTAGATGCGGCAAGACAGGCACCTAGTTGGATGAATGGTCAATTTTACAGTATTATCGTACTTCAAGACAAGCAAATCCGTGAACAGTTAGTAGAATGGAATCCAGGGAATCCTCAAATCAAGAAAAGTTCGGTTTTTTTACTTTTTATTGGAGATCTCCATCGTTCGAAGATGGTCAGTGAAGCATATGATAGCACTTACCCTATAAATGAAAGTATCGAACCAGTTATCTTAGCAACAACAGATGCCGCCTTAGCACTCGAAAATGCAGTCATTGCTGCGGAAAGCTTCGGGTTAGGATCTGTCGTCGTCGGAAGTATTCGCAAACATGGAAAAGAAATTAGCAGATTACTAGAACTACCGGAACATACATTTCCACTATTTGGGTTAAGTATTGGACAACCAATCGTAGAAATGCAGGTCAAACCACGCTTACCAGAGACAACTGTCATTCATTATAATAAGTACCAACCATATGTGTATCAATTGATTGAAGAATACGATCAAACGATGGAAAACTTTGCAGAAGCACGAGAAACCAAACGCTGGAGTCAAAAAATTTCCGATTTCTTTGCTACTGAACCTCCAATGCTTACAGATCAACTCTTGCAAATTCAAGGCTTGTTAAAGTAA
- a CDS encoding aminotransferase-like domain-containing protein: MWSLKKEKGVPVYVSIIELILSYIKNGDLLPGERLPSERKLAAYFQVNRSTVVHALDELVALGWIVRKQGSGTIVNEGKWGISTTPRTDWRRYLEQNVFAKVDPYTEQIERLIKQSDHDVLDLYTGELPLDLIPSFSFPPLTWKHFLEEEQQDDLGYYPLRQAISNETEKEYGFSLSPESLLITSGAQQALFLILQVLLQSGDSVAIEDPSFLYALPIFQAAGIRLYGVNMDQEGIDLLSLEKVIRQHRVKMVMVNPSFQNPTGKTMSMKRRKALVELCQNYQIPILEDDVFAKLNFVPSDKIQPLKKLDPENVLYIGSLSKILGSTTKIGWLSAPTSVNQQLAEARKMMDFSLSIFPQLLANLALTDENFPTKVLSLKQKLEQRGKAVFQLLDQLPEWEVTMPEGGFYIWAKWKQGKLEQKDWAIFLQERLLIAPSFFFSENQDSIRINFSRVDETNFPLFETKLREITKKMSMDSNRL; encoded by the coding sequence ATGTGGTCACTAAAAAAAGAAAAAGGCGTACCAGTCTACGTAAGTATTATCGAACTAATTTTAAGCTACATAAAAAACGGTGACCTACTTCCCGGCGAACGTTTACCTTCAGAAAGAAAACTAGCCGCTTACTTTCAAGTCAATCGCTCTACAGTCGTTCATGCTTTAGACGAATTGGTTGCACTAGGTTGGATCGTCAGAAAACAAGGAAGCGGTACAATTGTTAATGAAGGGAAATGGGGCATTAGCACCACGCCAAGAACGGACTGGCGTCGTTATCTAGAACAAAATGTATTTGCTAAAGTTGATCCATACACAGAACAGATCGAAAGATTGATCAAACAGTCTGATCATGACGTTTTAGATTTGTATACAGGTGAATTACCATTAGATCTAATTCCGAGTTTTTCATTTCCACCACTGACCTGGAAACATTTTTTAGAAGAAGAACAACAAGATGATCTAGGCTATTATCCTTTGCGACAAGCAATTAGTAATGAAACGGAAAAGGAATATGGCTTTTCTCTTTCTCCAGAAAGCCTTTTGATTACTTCTGGTGCACAGCAAGCACTATTCTTGATTTTGCAAGTACTGTTGCAATCGGGTGACAGCGTTGCAATTGAAGACCCATCTTTTCTTTATGCGCTACCCATTTTTCAAGCAGCCGGGATCCGCCTTTACGGAGTGAATATGGATCAAGAAGGTATCGATCTGCTCTCATTGGAAAAAGTGATTCGTCAACATCGAGTCAAGATGGTTATGGTCAATCCGTCATTTCAAAATCCTACCGGTAAAACAATGTCGATGAAACGTAGAAAAGCACTTGTTGAACTTTGTCAAAACTACCAAATACCGATTTTAGAAGATGATGTTTTTGCTAAATTAAATTTTGTTCCCTCAGATAAAATTCAGCCGTTAAAAAAATTAGATCCAGAAAATGTGCTCTATATCGGCTCGCTTTCAAAGATTCTTGGTTCGACAACCAAAATTGGCTGGTTAAGTGCGCCCACCTCTGTTAATCAACAGTTAGCTGAGGCTAGAAAAATGATGGATTTTTCATTAAGTATCTTTCCGCAGTTATTAGCAAATTTAGCGCTAACTGATGAAAATTTTCCGACTAAGGTTTTGTCTCTGAAACAAAAGTTAGAACAAAGAGGAAAAGCTGTATTTCAACTACTAGATCAATTACCAGAATGGGAAGTTACGATGCCAGAGGGTGGTTTTTATATTTGGGCAAAATGGAAGCAGGGGAAACTAGAACAAAAAGACTGGGCTATTTTTTTACAAGAAAGATTATTGATTGCCCCTAGTTTCTTTTTTAGTGAAAATCAAGACAGTATTCGGATCAATTTTTCTAGAGTAGATGAAACAAATTTCCCACTATTTGAAACGAAATTACGAGAGATAACTAAAAAAATGAGTATGGACTCAAACAGACTATGA
- the thiD gene encoding bifunctional hydroxymethylpyrimidine kinase/phosphomethylpyrimidine kinase, which yields MIKKVLTVAGSDSSGGAGIQADLKTFEEYGTFGFSALTSIVTMDPDEGWSHLVTPIEPDLVEKQLKTIFAGGALDAMKTGMLGTIEAIEITRTYIDKFAMDNIVIDPVMACKGTSELLQPENVAAMTRLLLPKATVTTPNLVEAGILSGMGDLTSIDQMKEAAKKILDLGPKNVVIKGGHRLKTDKAVDLFYDGTDFTIFESELFSTDYNHGAGCTFAAAVTAGLAKGYSVVEAVALAKKFVAAAIKNGQKINPFLGHVWHGAYNHASDRMTEN from the coding sequence ATGATCAAAAAAGTATTAACAGTTGCTGGTTCTGATTCTAGCGGCGGTGCAGGAATTCAAGCGGATTTAAAAACGTTTGAGGAGTATGGAACATTTGGTTTTTCAGCTTTAACTAGCATTGTAACCATGGATCCTGATGAAGGGTGGAGTCATTTAGTAACACCAATCGAGCCTGATTTAGTAGAAAAGCAATTGAAAACTATTTTTGCGGGCGGCGCTCTTGATGCGATGAAAACAGGGATGCTTGGAACAATCGAAGCGATTGAAATCACTCGCACTTATATTGATAAATTTGCTATGGATAATATTGTGATCGATCCAGTTATGGCTTGTAAAGGGACTAGTGAATTATTACAACCAGAAAATGTGGCAGCGATGACTCGTTTACTTTTACCAAAAGCAACTGTGACCACGCCTAATTTAGTTGAAGCAGGGATTTTATCTGGAATGGGTGATTTGACTTCCATCGACCAAATGAAAGAAGCTGCTAAAAAGATTCTTGATTTAGGACCAAAAAATGTTGTCATCAAAGGTGGCCACCGCTTAAAAACGGATAAGGCCGTCGACCTTTTTTATGATGGAACTGATTTTACTATTTTTGAAAGTGAACTATTTTCAACTGATTATAATCACGGAGCAGGATGTACGTTCGCTGCTGCAGTAACTGCTGGTCTTGCCAAAGGTTATTCAGTTGTTGAAGCCGTTGCCTTAGCTAAAAAATTCGTAGCTGCAGCAATTAAAAATGGACAAAAAATCAATCCATTTCTTGGGCATGTCTGGCATGGTGCATACAATCATGCTTCCGACAGAATGACCGAAAATTAA
- a CDS encoding ECF transporter S component has translation MNKQSSTTSIVLVGLFAALTVLGTMIKIPMPTGAFAHLGNSVLLLAVLLIGYKKGALAGGLGFAIFDVLNGFAAEAPYFILESFIVGGAAALVIWFFHHNLDAIWKIIVIATVTGFAKIIMTQIKNTVMGLLAGADVNVAFASALSKLPATFINVVTTIVIVTLAYFPLKKAMDVIFTRQSF, from the coding sequence ATGAATAAACAAAGTTCAACAACGTCTATTGTGCTAGTTGGTTTATTTGCAGCCTTAACCGTTCTTGGCACAATGATCAAAATCCCTATGCCTACTGGCGCTTTTGCTCATTTAGGCAATTCTGTTTTATTGTTAGCCGTTCTTTTGATTGGTTATAAAAAAGGCGCTTTAGCTGGTGGCTTAGGTTTTGCAATTTTTGATGTTTTAAATGGCTTTGCCGCTGAAGCACCTTATTTTATTCTAGAAAGTTTTATTGTTGGCGGTGCTGCTGCTTTGGTTATTTGGTTTTTCCACCATAATCTCGATGCTATTTGGAAAATCATTGTGATAGCTACAGTAACCGGCTTTGCTAAAATCATTATGACTCAAATTAAGAATACTGTGATGGGCCTCTTAGCTGGTGCTGATGTTAATGTGGCTTTTGCAAGCGCCCTATCAAAATTACCTGCAACATTTATTAATGTAGTTACGACAATTGTGATTGTAACGCTCGCTTATTTCCCATTGAAAAAAGCAATGGACGTCATTTTTACAAGGCAATCATTTTAG